In Bactrocera oleae isolate idBacOlea1 chromosome 5, idBacOlea1, whole genome shotgun sequence, a genomic segment contains:
- the LOC138857358 gene encoding uncharacterized protein, translated as MELVADPCNPWIRDLNLEIRQMINQHKRKKWIKHLKSGNLSTGVRKLWTTVKALSNPRRHDRVEIQFDGHASSDPKKCGGYFSPQFILHPSADKTKRCVNRRLRKMPKERIPLTFTDGEVQSAINKAKSSKPIGPDEIRMLMLKDLGSTGVSYLTKVLNLSMITLQIPEVWKVGRVDPLLKPGKPAHKGEYYRPITPLPPVVKTLET; from the coding sequence ATGGAGCTGGTTGCTGATCCCTGTAATCCCTggataagggatctcaatttggagattcggcaaatgatAAATCAACATAAGCGGAAAAAATGGATAAAGCATCTGAAGTCCGGCAACCTTTCCACCGGTGTgcgtaagctttggactactgtcaaggccttgtctaatccgaggagacatgaccgagttgaaattcaattcgatggccatgcctcctcggacccgaagaagtgcggaGGGTATTTTAGCCCACaatttatactgcacccttcggctgacaagaccaaacgatgtgttaatcgacggctgcgcaaaatgccaaaagaacgCATACCACtaactttcaccgatggggaggtgcagagtgccatcaacaaagccaaatcgtccaaacccattggccctgacgaaaTAAGAATGCTTATGCTAAAAGACCtcggctcgacgggagtaagctatctcaccaaggttctcaacttgtcgatgatcactcttcaaatacccgaagtgtggaaagtcggaagagtggacccactactgaaacctgggaaacctgCCCACAAAGGAGAGTattatcgtccgataactccCCTCCcaccagtagtgaagacacttgagaccTAG
- the LOC138857357 gene encoding uncharacterized protein, producing the protein MELVADPCNPWIRDLNLEIRQMINQHKRKKWIEHLKSGNLSTGVRKLWTTVKALSNPRRHDRVEIQFDGHASSDPKKCGGYFSPQFILHPSADKTKRCVNRRLRKMPKERIPLTFTDGELQSAINKAKSSKPIGPDEIRMLMLKNLGSTGVSYLTKVLNLSMITLQIPEVWKVGRVDPLLKPGKPAHKGEYYRPITPLPPVVKTLET; encoded by the coding sequence ATGGAGCTGGTTGCTGATCCCTGTAATCCCTggataagggatctcaatttggagattcggcaaatgataaatcaacataagcggaaaaaatggatagagcatctGAAGTCCGGCAACCTTTCCACCGGTGTgcgtaagctttggactactgtcaaggccttgtctaatccgaggagacatgaccgagttgaaattcaattcgatggccatgcctcctcggacccgaagaagtgcggaGGGTATTTTAGCCCACaatttatactgcacccttcggctgacaagaccaaacgatgtgttaatcgacggctgcgcaaaatgccaaaagaacgCATACCACtaactttcaccgatggggagttgcagagtgccatcaacaaagccaaatcgtccaaacccattggccctgacgaaaTAAGAATGCTTATGCTAAAAAACCtcggctcgacgggagtaagctatctcaccaaggttctcaacttgtcgatgatcactcttcaaatacccgaagtgtggaaagtcggaagagtggacccactactgaaacctgggaaacctgCCCACAAAGGAGAGTattatcgtccgataactccCCTCCcaccagtagtgaagacacttgagaccTAG